In one window of Arachis ipaensis cultivar K30076 chromosome B06, Araip1.1, whole genome shotgun sequence DNA:
- the LOC107647492 gene encoding wall-associated receptor kinase 2-like produces the protein MTLKATVVLLLIVVALVLLATIAADDGNNQTLEGCRSDCGGVRVPYPFGIGNSSSVPHKSCFLQSSFELTCPNSTLYWGNIKVLDIKISQAKVDMSIPISRICRDGHYYRGVSIDIPSFTISSEDNKFVSVGCDTYGYLHSSYKDDDNATYSTGCITRCYGSSMEVEDGHCSGIGCCQVDIPPKMRMTFVKSFSFYNFSQTWRFNNCSYSFVVKKENYTFYREHLRNLPFEEFPVVFDWSVGDETREASRKRGTSYACKGNTTRNDSVPTGYGYICQCNKGFEGNPYHPLGCIGN, from the coding sequence ATGACGTTGAAGGCCACAGTAGTACTACTCTTAATAGTTGTTGCACTAGTCCTTCTAGCAACAATTGCAGCAGATGATGGAAATAATCAAACCCTTGAAGGATGCAGAAGCGACTGTGGTGGTGTCCGAGTTCCATATCCATTTGGCATAGGGAACTCATCATCCGTCCCCCATAAAAGCTGTTTCTTGCAAAGTTCGTTTGAGCTGACATGCCCAAATTCAACTTTATACTGGGGAAATATCAAAGTCTTAGACATAAAAATTTCCCAGGCTAAAGTTGACATGTCGATTCCTATCTCAAGGATTTGTCGTGACGGTCATTATTATAGAGGAGTTTCCATAGATATTCCTTCTTTCACCATTTCTAGTGAAGACAACAAGTTCGTTAGTGTAGGTTGCGACACCTATGGCTATCTTCACAGCTCCTACAAAGACGACGATAATGCAACATATTCAACAGGGTGCATAACAAGATGTTATGGCAGTTCTATGGAAGTTGAGGATGGACATTGTTCTGGGATTGGGTGTTGTCAGGTGGATATTCCGCCTAAAATGAGGATGACCTTTGTCAAGTCATTTTCCTTTTACAATTTCAGCCAAACTTGGAGATTCAACAACTGCAGCTATTCTTTTGTTGTCAAAAAAGAAAACTACACATTTTACAGGGAACACTTGAGAAACCTGCCTTTTGAGGAATTCCCTGTGGTGTTTGATTGGAGTGTTGGAGATGAAACACGTGAAGCTTCTCGGAAAAGAGGTACCAGTTACGCTTGCAAGGGAAACACCACTCGTAATGACTCTGTCCCTACTGGATATGGTTACATATGCCAATGCAATAAAGGTTTTGAAGGAAATCCTTACCACCCTCTTGGCTGCATAGGTAACTAA